Within the Epinephelus lanceolatus isolate andai-2023 chromosome 22, ASM4190304v1, whole genome shotgun sequence genome, the region TCTCTTTATGGTAATAATGATGTGCAGTAGCAGCTGCGTGAGATGAACCCACAGTTGCATTAATCACGTGTGCAGATTGGtaactttctttgtctttctttttgcaGCCATATCTTCCCCTTCTCCCTGTTCTTCAAAGATCCCTGAGTGCTGTGGTGGAGAGACACATGGAGACAAGAGGTGTTACTGGTTTCAGGAGAGAAGACTCACTGGGGTTTGTTTGGTTTAAGTTCTGCAgtgcaaacaaaaaaagttagttttttcagtatttcataGAGCTGCTGAGATTTCTCCTGTTGTTCACTTATACTAATGAAAGATTTTCCTTTACATGAACTTATCTAAAAATATTAACTATGGAGATGGAGCGTCTAATTATTCTTTATTAAGACCATAAGCTAATAAATATTGTTACTTCTTTGTTTCCATTGGatgtttttgtgattttatgttgttttattttattccattatGGATGGAGTCCTTGCTATTAGCATGcctcatgttgctgttttctcagTATCACCTGCAATAATTggatcctctttttttttcttctttttgtatAGTgctcttttttgggggggagttgagaaatatatattttcttctGTTGGTATTGGCATGACTATTTCttattaaaaatattatattttatatgttaattttattttattttttattattattttttaaatttggcctaTGGCATCAattatcgtttttttttttttttttaaatttatagtATAGTAGTATTTATAGTACTGCTCATACCACAGAATCAGAGTCTGCATCTTTTCCAACTTCATAGATGTGGATGTTATTTCCTCTGGATTTACTTTCATGAGCTCCCCCTCCAAATCCAACAAGACAACACCGTGTCTTTCATTTCTCAGTTTCCCATCCTAAATTTTTGCTACATTTAATTTTCCTTTTATGGTCTGTGACCCCATCTGCATTCAATAATAatactaaactttatttataaagaacCTTTCAAAACACAATTAGAAGCgaataaaatatgataaaagcaataaaaacatgcaATAATAAAGCAGTTAAAATCACCAAAAAGCAGTTTTAAACAAATAGGTTTTCAGATATGATTTAAAAGATGAGATAGAATTTGCAGCCCTGATCTCTTCAGGCAGGtcattccaaagttgtatagCTCTGACCGCAGTCATCTTTGTGAATGAATCTAGAACCTcagaacaacaaaagaaaagctGCATCTGAGGATTTCAAAGAGCAAGAAGGAACATAGGGCAATAAAAGATCAGTTACATGACTTGGAACATTTAGAACTTACACATTACATTTAGAACTTAcagaacatttttttctgttctaaaggtccagtatgtagggtttactgccatctagtggtgaggttgcagagctgaaacttctcctgtatGCCAAGCGTGTGGGATAACTATGATGGCCAACACAGGCATGTGAAAGGACTTTTTCTAGAGCCAATGTTTTATTAGTCAGTTCTGGGCTACCGTAGAATAACATGGGAGACTCCttggatgaggacctgctccctatgtagatacagTTTATTCTAAGGTAACTAAGGTAACTAAAACACAACAATGCTAAATTTGAGGTGATTATAAAGTAATGAAACCATAATTAAGGTTATTATATACCATACCTGGACCCAAAATCTGacgcactggacctttaatgcaaTTTTTGGATtcagtgtgtaaaatgtaaataagtgGGAGGTGGTTTAATCCAAATGGTTACATCTTTCCTCAATGTGCAGACTGTCAAACAAATCCACACTAACACATTCCAAAGCTTTATTCTGGTAAATGTTGTAGACAATGCGGGGTCTCTCTTAATATTTCCACTCccccatgtctgtgtgtgtgtgtgtgtgtgtgtgtgtgtgtgtgtgtcctcacctTGAGCCTTAGTGAGAATCACCTTGTGGAAACTCCACTTTCCTCCTGTCAATCTAAATTAGTTAAGTGTTctatctttgtgtgtgtaggtgtgtgtgtgagttgtgtCTTATGGACTGACATttttgcacacatacacaaacatttgTATAGAACTGATGTTCGTCAAATAtgcaaaaaaattcaaatgagCTCTGGTCAATGATTAACTTTATGAAAGGGACATGGAGTGCGTGCGTGCCTGCATGCATGCACGTGTCCACGCttgcatgcatgtgtttatATATGGAGGTAAATGGGTCAACTGGACTAAAACATCATCTTAGAAACAGGAAAACTTTGCCTAATCCTCTCCTTATATTATCATAGAGcccaaaataacacacacataatcTTACGCTCATGTCTACTTACACACTTtgaccacacacacaatatCCTGTCAGACATAATGATATACACACATATAGTACTtggaataacacacacacacacacacacacatcatacactgctgcacagacacacacatacatcatacactttcacacacatacacagattaAAATAACAGGGCAGAAGTGGAAGCGGACACATTAATGATATTATAGTTATTCAAGACGCCACGGTTTCCACGGCAGCCGAGAGCGATGGGGCCACTGAGCGATACAAACATCAGTCACCCCGCTGAGTCACActggagcagtgtgtgtgtgtgtgtgtgtttcaactGCAAGAGAGTCTCCAGTTTAACAAAGTTCATTCACATCTAATTCTCTCCTGATGAGGTGCTGCAGGCCATTCACATTTATAGTCcctctacctctctctctctctgtccctggtTGGCATGGAATcaggagaaacacacactgcaacCTCACAGTCAACACACTaatagttttgtgtgtttgtgtgtgtgtaggtgggggGGTTtaggtgatgatgtcacacattCCGTTTTCCATTGACATAACCAGATTGGGAATGTTTGGGATAGAGGGGCCATAAGATGATAATTGTGTTTTCCTTagaaggtgtgtatgtgtgagtgtgtgtgagtgtgggaatgtgtgtgagtgagtagCCCTGGAAGCCTTAGCATCTATCCTGATCAGTGATGAGGTGAGCACTACAACCTGTTGATGTAGGAGAGTTTTGCGGTAACGTCTGAGAGTTGAACAGAATTTTATTAATTTCCCTCCGACTGTGGTTTTTATTGTGGAGCAGAACAGGAAGACAGTTTTAAGAATATGGCTGatgttattctatatttttcttagtgtaaaaaaaatctatttaaaaaacaaaaccagcaatTTGTTAGTCAGCATTAATACTTTGTGACTTTTCTGTGCTGTCATTGGCATTCCACTCCAAACCTATTAGTTACCACTGCGGACATAAATCTTTAAACCAGATATATGGtttcatcttttttcttttttttttaaagaagattAATTTCCTGAAACAGCTGGTCACTGCAGCTTTTAGCAAACGTTACTCAAATACCAGTAAATAGTGGATTTGTTGGGAACTATTTTCAGCGGTGGATTAATACACAATTGGTTTGTGGAATTGGCTGAAAATAAACTACAGCGTGTGTTTTGGTACAGGGTTCCCATGGGTCCTTGAAATCCTTGAAATTCTGGGTCACTGAAAGTGCTTGAATTTCTATAGTTTTGCAAGAATACAAATTGAAGTtcttattatatatttttttttagataatgtTATAAATAGGCTGCgtcctgctgtctgtgtttgtgtctcctaTGCCACCTGCCTCCACCTACACAGCCCAATGAGAAGTGTTCACACATTCaagtctctttctctttttgtcaTCTGTAAGCTTCTGTAAAGCCTGTCAGCTCTCATTATAGAAATTCTCACAGTTGTGACAGTAATTAATCTTGATCTGTTTTAAACTATACTGTTATTTGTCCTTGTATTTGACGGAACTGGGCCTGGAAAGTCCTTGAATTAGATGTTTAAGAAGGTATGGGAACCTTGATTGTAATGAGCATGAAACATATCACACAGTGTAGCtcatcaaaaaagaaaaagatacaCATTATTAATTcaagaggggaaattcagttttttcactctgttgtcatatacacacaggcttgaaatacacacacatgcacaaacaggacatatacatgcattaaatagagagatgtcagAGAAAGTGTAGTGCCACACCttattctcaaaaaaaaaaaatctacaggtAGTTGATGTATTTTGGAAACAGAAATATTCTTATTGCACTGACAGGATTGTTTCTCTTGTTTTAAAGGTGCAGGATTGTCACTtacagtttgtaaacacactTACTCCTGAAAATGGAAGTACAGGCGAACCCCAGATTGTCTCTCATTTGGCATTTCATCTCATCTCTCTATATttgcattgttttattttttcagcgctgtgtcccatggatgcctgctgcttacagtctggcacctggccgctacctttttataaaaccctgacctcacctgagtgctacAGGAgtacacacccataaatgttctgagcacagaaaataagaagaaaattaaaaaatacaggcagtctctgcagaaaaatacaccaccacacacttagtgactcataagtgatgattgagagggattactttttttatgAATGTAATGTATACATTGTTTTTCAGAAAATCCTACATAGTGTATCTTTAAGAAAATAAGGTTTTAGGACTGAAATGTGGACtgatttttttgcagtgtagaaAGAAGCTTAAATGCATCAATCAGGTCCTATTGTTTCCTGGATGAATTGCTTATTACAGTACTGTTCCTCTGGGAATTGTTTAGAGGGTTCAGCTTTTGTCATTTCACTTGATTAAAGGTCATAACGAGCATCTGCAGCTTGCATTTaggagctgctgctgtaagTGAAAACATACAGTGAAACAATGATGGTTATTGCATCTGCGATCAAACCAGTATAGTAAGTTTAAAGTAAATGTGACGTGCTGGTTTGCCTACTGATTTTATCATACAGCGAGGTCTTTGACCCCTTGAATCAATTCTCTTGGCAGTTTAACAACCTCTGTCAGAGACAAGGATGGTTATTTTAAAGTCaagtcattcatttttataGCCCAGTATCAGAGGGCTGTAGTGTCTCAGTGGGCTTTAAAGACCCACAATGGCAATGATTGCCAACCCAGCCCAAATTCTCCTGGGAGACATTAAAAAACCCATTGAAAAACCAAAAAGTAACCTCAGGAGGCTCTGACTCTTGCTGTTCCAGTAAGTAAAACATTTGTTCCTTCACCCTGAACCCACTTTCTTGTGGATACTCACCACAACAAGAACAAAGGACACCCACTCTGGCTCTTTGGCAACACTTTTTAAGTAATCTGTGGTCTGATCTGGCAGTTTGTGACCTTTGTGACATGTCACCAAAGTGTCCAGAAAGTGCTGCAAATGGCCAACAAATAATCCAAGAGTCTATTAACGGAATGTCTTTACCCGCTGGAGTTTGGACAGGGGTGGTTGCTAAGATGACTTCCTCAGTTCAAGACAAGAAAGATGAGAAGCAGAGCCAGGCAGGCGTTCCCCACAATATACCCATCatgtgccacacacacacacacacacacacagttgaccCAAACCAACAATATCTTCTGACCCGACCCTGCCCTTCCTCCTGCAGCCACAAATGGAAAACCCAGGCCcactttgtgtgtgcatgtgaggtCTCCCATTCAGTTTATGTATTAGTTCACTGTATCAACTGGCAGCCGAGGCCCAGAATATTATTCTTTTGTGTTCAATTTTACGTGCATGCATAGAAGTGTACTTTTCTGTGTGTGCGTCTCTATGCATGCGCGTGTGgtaaagctgtgtgtgttcttACTATTGTGGCGGTGCGTTGATGGAAAACCTATCTAGTTTTCCTCTGTGTCACAGCAGCGGTCCCCCTAAGGTTGAAAACAGAGAGCGAGGAGGGGGAGGGcggagggacagagagacactAACACACTCCAGGAGAAAGACGTTAAAGAAAGAAAGTTTAAgggcattttttaaaacagtttttagACAGTTTCCCCTTTTTGTGCAGGTAAAACGAGTAGAGAAGAAAGAGGGACCTGTGGGGGGAaaagattcacacacacactcagctctcTAATTGTGGGTGTGTCCAGAGCTATAAGTGCCTTTGCTCTTACCTGTGTTACTTATATCCCTGCATGAGGCTCagaacagacacactcacacacacctgtcagtcgACACACCTGCCCTGCACTCCAGAAGCTGCACTCTACTCTGCGTCCTCAGGTAAGACTGAGCTCCTTTTTAcacctaaaataaaatatagtgCATCAGTCTATATGTTGGTGGAATAGACCTTTAAATCCTGTGATATTTAGGCTATGATCTTGAGATTGTTGCtttctctattttttaaaaatgacaagaaACTTTACTATACGTCAGATTAAGTTGTAAATTTGGAGGAAAATACACCTTTAATTTTTTATCGGtccttttatttctttacattcagatttttttcatgtatgtttataataataatcatattacCACTTTTTGCACATGTGTAATTTGTCCATACTAAGACCATTTACTTGTTCTTGAAAAATGCTTATGTTTTGCCGTGTTTGGGAGATTTTATTTTGCAACTCAGCTGACTTTTGCTTTCATCATAATACGCATATTTGTAAAACTAAGCAATATTGTGATTAAGATGATagactagatttttttttattattggaACATTATGACAGTGACAGATGAGACAAATTAAAAATCTTGTCTGTGGTATTTCTAGACTGTATTTTCCCTGTCATTAAGGCTGTTCACTTTTTACACTGGTACATATAATGtacaacatgtaaaaaaaaatattacatcaTATTGGCAATTAGTGGAAATTTCAGGTTCTTgacattgcaaaaaaaaaagcagattgCACTTGAAATCAGCAGATGGTCCAAGCTCCATTTATATAACAGTAATTTTATAGtttttaattcaaataaaatTGTCTGCTGCGACTTCTAAATCAGCATCTAGCCTCTTCTGAATTGTTTAAACAATGAAAGTTCAATTTAGGAGGTCAGAGGATCATTTGGGTGTTTTACACTGAAATATATTTCCTCTAATACTTGCAAAATGCCTGTGCTTTTAACTGTTTTCCGAGAAAGTCTTGGTTCTTTTTAGCAATATTCAGTTAAACGGCAGTTTTTCCATAAGATTCTTCTATGCAGTTATACAATTACAAGAATGGTCCacaaaaggggggggggggcacagcACTTACATAATAAGAGACACAATATGGTGAAGTTAAATTAACTGATGAttttaagttttttgttttcatggaaTATTTTTAAAGATCCTACATAAGGTATATGTTCTTTATGCTGTATTGGTGGTCCTCCCACTATCACTTCCCAAAGCGGGGTGTAGCATATTACAACCCACTTTCCTCAAATACAAACCAAACCTTCAGGCGTGGAAACCCCACATAAGAGGAAAAAGCCGGGCATTTCCCCTGCCCTACCGGCTGACATGGGGTTAatggcctcacacacactcacacagtcctGACCCGTTAATTTGTCCGTACCAGCAGCGCTAATGGCGTCCCCAGGGCCGTTCCACCATCACCACAGAGGCAGTTCCCAACGCTCTGGTCTGGGGGTGGTGGTGTGGTGGCGGTGGGGGGCGGGGAGCTGGAAAGAGCTGCCATTTTAGAGGTCAAGGGTCAGGATCACCAAATTCCCAGGAAAACATGACTTTATTGTTTACACACGTGTGGGAGTGCATGTGCAAGGGGGGCATGAGCACGTGCAAGCATCGGACACTCGCTCAAgatcatgcatgcatgtgtgcatgtaaaaCGCACACAGGGTCCTTCAACCTTTCTGTATTTTAAGGAAACTTTAATTCATGTATAGCTTCTGATGTGCTGCTTCGTGTACGAGTCGGTGTGAGCTGTGTACGTACGTGTGTCAGCAGGTAGCTGTTAAATGAGGCACGTTGAAAAGATAAAGACAGCattgtttttattcacattaGCTGTTACTCAGCTGAGTGACACACAGGCAGATGTGAAGGGTGGGAAATCACCTCGGTGGATAACAGAGGGGGCTCTGGGCAACGCTTTGATTTAAGGGGAAAGTTCAGCAGGAGAAGATCACCTCGGGTTGAGTGCTTCTTCACTTTCTTCAGTTCAGAGAATTAATTAAGATTTCCTCAAAAGCCTGGATCACTGGTTTCCAAGCTTTttgatttgtgacattttatagcCAAGCAGTGCCTCCTCATGAGCTCATCACAGATTAAAAATGATCTGTGAGCAACCAAAAAATCACTCTTCTTCATGGTCACATGACCAAAAGCAAGGATTTGAGAAAAGCCCAAAAAGAAGTTCTTACATGCTTTGTTGTTCTGTTTGGACCCTCTAGGCTGCCATCCAGATGTCGCTGTGCATGACCTCACATTTCTGCCTGCTGGTCCTaccagtgatgtcactgctgctgctcttctctcCTATCGGTTGGAGCCATGACGGCGTCACCCCAGGGTGTCACCTGCATCGTAAGTAACACGCTGTTTCAAAATGCATTCACAGTGTCCCCTACAAACAGCATCCAGACCATTTAGGTGCATATTATCAGGGAGTAGCAGGGCTTATGGGAAATGTGGTCTTGAGAACAGCAACAGCActcgcacacatacagtactagTTTCCCTTCACCTTCACTCATCCTTTCATCTTGTCTCCTGTCTCCAGCCTTCAACGTGACCATCCGCAGTGACCGTCGTGGCACATGTAAGGGCACCCACCTGGTCTACGCCTGCGTGGGCTACTGCGAGTCCAGCGCCTTTCCATCCAGATACTCTGTGCTGGTGGCCTCAAACTTCACTCACAACATCACATCTGCTTCCAGATGCTGCACCATCAGCAAGGAGGCTAAGGTGGGGGGAACTGAAAAAAAGGGGGGTTAACTACTGCTTCTCGTTTTAAATCATGTTTGCTAGATGCTCATGTCCTCCTTTTCTCACCAAAGGTCAAAGTTCCCCTGGACTGCCCTCAAGGTCGTCACCATGACGAAATTGAGATCCTGACAGCGAAGGCTTGTCGCTGCGACATGTGCCGCAAGTCCCGCTACTGATACATCAAGATGATATGCTGCATACCAAAAGTACACCAGGATCAGAACCAAATTTAGTCAGTTAAGCGGTACAAGCTCTGGTAAATGATTGAAATACAAAAGCTTTAGTGATGAACCACTAACTATCCTTTCTCTACGTATATGTCGACTTGTTATGAATGTTGAAGAAAATCTTTAACTTA harbors:
- the gpha2 gene encoding glycoprotein hormone alpha-2, whose translation is MSLCMTSHFCLLVLPVMSLLLLFSPIGWSHDGVTPGCHLHPFNVTIRSDRRGTCKGTHLVYACVGYCESSAFPSRYSVLVASNFTHNITSASRCCTISKEAKVKVPLDCPQGRHHDEIEILTAKACRCDMCRKSRY